A window of Xenopus laevis strain J_2021 chromosome 1L, Xenopus_laevis_v10.1, whole genome shotgun sequence genomic DNA:
GTTGGCACAGGAGAAGTGTCTGCTCCTAGCAAAAGATCACGTGGACGAACAGATTCTGATATTCGAATGAGCAAGTCCAAATCTGACAATCAGATAAGTGACCGTGCAGCTCTGGAGGCCAAAGTCAAAGAATTGATGAACCTAGCTAAGAATAAAGACTCTGAGATTCTTCTTCTTCGTACAGAGCTAAGGGACACCCGGTCACAACTGGGACAGGATGTTTCTGACAAGAGTCCCGATGAGCTCCCATTAGTACATTTACAAGAGCAGAATACAACAGTACGCGAGGAGATGCAGCAACTAAAAAGTGAAAATCGAATGTTGAAGGATCGATTAAATGCCCTGGGCTTTTCACTAGGACATCAACCAGATGATCCAGATAAGCTGTATGGCTTTCAGTCCTTGGGCATCAATTCAGGGAGCCACAGTGACTGTGGGGGAGGGACTCTAACCTCTTCTGTAGAGGGTTCAGCACCTGGATCAATGGAGGATCTCCTTAGCCAAGATGAAAGTACCCTTACTGGTGAAAGGAGGAGCAGCTCTATGGATAACCTAGATAGTGAGTGTAGTGAGGTTTACCAACCACTGACCTCTAGTGATGATGCTCTAGATGCACCCTCATCTTCCTCAGAATCAGAAGGCCTTCCTAGTACTGATCGATCTCGCAAAGGAAGCAGTGGGAATGCCAGTGAAGTTTCTGTTGCGTGCCTTACTGAGCGCATCCACCAAATGGAAGAAAATCAACATAGCACATCAGAAGAACTACAGGCCACCTTACAGGAACTGGCTGACCTTCAGCAGATAACACAGGAGTTAAACAGTGAAAACGAGAGACTAGGGGAAGAGAAGGTTATATTAATGGACTCTCTCTGCCAGCAGAGTGACAAACTGGAGTTATTTAGCCGTCAGCTAGAGTATGCTCAAGCTCTGCTAGATGAACATCATATTTCCTACTCTCTTGATGATGATCTGAAGAGTAGCCGCTACCTGGATCTAGAACAACGCTACATGGAACTGGCTGAAAATGGGCGTTTTGAGAGGGAGCAGCTTTTGGGGGTACAGCAGCATCTAAGTAATTCATTAAAGATGGCAGAACAGGATAACAAGGATGCCCAAGATGTTATCCGGGCTCTTAAGGAGCGAAATCACCACATGGAACGCATTGCTGAGGCAGAGCAGCTAGGTAAACAAGCTTTAGCTGTGACATTGGAGGAGTATAAGGCTACCTTAAATTCAGAGCAGGCTGAATGTGCTCGACTGAAGGCACACCTGGAGCAGGAAAAACAAAGGGTAGCGGAGCTGTATTCCATACATAGCTCTGGCGATGCATCCCACATACAGAACCTTCTTGAAAGTGTGCGTAGTGACAAAGAGAAGGCAGAGAGCCTAGCCAGCAGTCTACAGGAAGAGGTGTTGCATGCACGCAGTGATGTCAACCGCATGCAGGATGCCTTTGGCAAGGTGAGGTTGAAACTGGTTAACGCAATTACAGGCCAAAAAATTAGTTTTCTAAAGATAATTTTATGGCTTACTCCTTCTCTGCTTTTCAACTAGCACTTATggtgttcttaaaggaacagtaacactaaaacctaagtgttttaaagtaattaaaaaagaatGTACTGTTGCTAATCAttgctaaaaattacatatttgctttagaaagacaactatagtttaagtaaataggctgctgtgtagccatgggggcagccattcaagctaaggagaaaagacacaggctACTTGGCAAATGAAAGATAtactctgtaatagaatacaaaggGATTATACAGAgtgcattattattactatgtaacctgttttgaatggctgtcccatggcaacacagcagcttgtctatataaactatagtagtgtttctgaagcaaacccaccagttgtaccagttcagggcaacagtaccttataaagtttaattatttaaacacttttaaacacattttttgatgttattgttcctttaaattagagCGAAATTCAGGATTATAGAACGGTGCACACACTTAAATTGCAAAATGGGTCATAGCCGGTTTATTAACCACGGATATAACACGTATTGTGACAATGCTTACAATTCTTGTGATGTCTATGGCTAATAAACAAGCCTTGGGctattttgcaatttaaatgcGTGCACCCTCCTATGATTGTGACTTTTGTGTACAGATGGTCTGCCATGGTTTAAGCaccacaaaaaactttttttaaattcagatttcgaGTTCAAAGGTAGCAAAAGCATTCTTTTCTTAAATTTTAGCCTCATGCAAGCTCCAAAGCAAAACCCTTTGCTTTGACATAGTCAACactctctttttatttattgtttttatgcatgcatcacacttttttttatccttaatAGCTGGAGGATGAGTATAGAGCCTTCAGGGAAGAGGCCCAAAAGCAGGTGTCAGAATTGACTTTGACACTAGAGAAAGTGCGACATGAACTGGAAGAGAAAGAAACAGAACTCAGCGACATGAAGGAGACAATATTTGAGCTGGAGGATGAAGTTGAACAGCATAGAGCTGTAAAGCTTCACGataacttgatcatttcagaccTTGAAAGTAAGTTTCATACAGTACTGGGCCAGCAGAGGGCATTGTGACAAAGGCAGTTTCTTCACTGAATGTCAGTGGTTTACTTCATAATTCTGTGTACTGCACCTCATTATTGGAAAAAGAGTGAATCAATTCAGAGATGCATTATTGTCTTACACATTTGTTTGCCCATTTTAATGTCAAGTTTGCAACATTTGTTATCTTAGACAAAGTGACATTTATGAAAGGGAGAGTTTTTGTAGTTGGTAATTTGGGAGTGTTTTACTACAGCTATCTTACATATACGTATGTTCTGAAGCATGTTACCATTGAGCATTGTTTACTCCCAAGATATTTAGTATGACACCTTCTTCTCATTATGCAAAATTAAGCAACGTTCATTTTAGTAGCTGCAATTATTTCCAGCTCTGAGAGAAGAGTAGGAAATGTATTTCCCCCTGCTAAAGCATTATAATTACATAGTTTCTTAACTACAGAGCAGTCAAGTAGTTTTGTGACACTGCCTAGAGGTGGTATCCTGTGCTGTACGTGCTGGAGTCCTTCATCCTtctctgtttttctgttttcctgaCTGAAACAATGAAGCTGAAGTTCTAGCACTCTTGACCTTGACAGCAATAAATCTTCCCTGGAGGTGGAGTTGTGGCAGAGCATTTTAGGGGGAACGTCTCTTATGGAGTATGGTTgggaatctgacttttttttgtatcttttgcAAGGTCCACACAGATCTTATCAGAAAATCTGAAATTATATAAAGTTACAATTTCTAGAAATCATAAAGGTCATTTTTATGTGTTCtagatgtttaaaatgttttcaaaatctttttgggGTCCAGTGCTTTTCCTTCTGACTGTTCAGTCGTTTCTAATCAGATGCAGTTAAGAAGCTTCAGGACCAAAAACACGACATGGAGCGTGAGATCAAAATACTAAACCGGAAACTGCGGGTAAGAACACAGCAATAGCTCCTCGGTGTCCATTTTCTGTGACACCTCTGTGATTATTACTCTGAGTACCATGGCAGTAGAAATATGGAAATATTCAACAAAATtaatattgtaaaaaatattgtGGGCCTTTTGTGTTTTTAACAGTTCATTATTTTCACAAGACAAGCTATACAGAAAGTGATGTGGTACATGGGTCAGATGGGTTATGAACAAGTGGATCTAATCAGATTGTATTATTTGTCTGGATAGACCGATTGTTATCTTATAGGACTGCAGGACAGTCTCTCCAGACTGCctccttagggtagggacacactgggcgatttggggagatttagtcgcctggcgactaatcgcagcgacttttcttccggaatgcctcccctcactctgcgcctggataaaatgaaaagtcgccggcgctaatcacacacggcgattcgttttccgaagtcgcccgaagttgcctcacgaggaaacttcgggcgacttcggaaaacgaatcgccgcgtgtgattagcgcaggcgatttttcattttagccaggcgcagagcgaggggaggcattcggggaagattggtcgtggaaagtcgcagcgattagtcgccaggcgactaaatctccccaaatcgcccagtgtgtccctaccctaagggtGCCCCTGCAAAAGGGCAGGCAACAAAGTTGTAATAACCAAAAACACATTGATGTATAATCAGCTTACGTAATGTATATCACTAAAATCCTTCACAggtgtgtttttgaaaaaaaaaaatctttttctcgCTGTTATTCATAACAGGAGGAATCTGCAGAATGGCGCCAGTTCCAGGCTGACTTGCAGACAGCTGTTGTGATTGCCAATGATATCAAATCTGAAGCACAGGAGGAGATTGGGGAACTGAAGAGGCAACTCCAGGATACAATAGACAGGAATGAGAAGCTTGCAAAAGAGATGGAAAATTCAACATCACGCAAGTATGTACtgcattgaaataaaaaaagggtgTCTACTACAGCGAGAAGAgtttattttatgtgtatttatttctaCTGCCTCTAAAGACAGGAAGAGGAACGCGGCCGTGTCTTTAACTACATGAATGCTGTGGAAAGGGACTTAGCAGCACTAAGACAGGGAATGGGTTTGACCCGTAGATCATCTGCATCATCAGAGCCCACGCCCACTGTGAAAACcctgattaaatcctttgataaTGCATCCTCCCAAGGTAAATATGTGTTAACATAAAGGTTTTGGTAGCCTATTTAGTAGCCATTCAACAAATCGAAGTTTTGTGGTTTTATGTTAATTCTTTACTTTTCACGTCAGTTCCAATTCCAACTACTGCAGTGGCAGTGGCAGCGGCAACGGCAACTGCAGCAACACCTATTTCCAGGACACCTCTCAGCCCAAGTCCGATGAAAACACCTCCAGCTGCTGCTGTTTCTCCAATGCAGGTACCAACCGATTTCAGATTTTACTGAAATTAACACTTAAAGTCTGTTTGCTAGAGCATGTATGCATTTTCATGCATGTATGTTTGTGCTGTCTTATTGCTATACGTTGTATTTAGCAACTTTTGGTTTAATTATATCATTCAATCACTTTCTCTTTCTGCAGAGACATTCTATAAGTGGACCTATATCTGCAGCAAAATCCTTACCAGGCTTATCAGAGAAGAGACCAAGCTATGCTGAGATTCCAGTTCAGGGTCGGTATATAAAATTGGAAGATTCTGTAAACCTTGATAAGTTAATGACTGGTTATCTGTGTAGTATTACATGTTACATATATGTAATTGCTGCTGCTTGTTAGCCAGCAAATAACACAGGTAGGAAACCCCAAATGCATTTGtcaaatttttgtcaaaaatttgtTTATTGATGATGGAATGCTTAAATGAGATATAAAGCTTGACAatgaattaggctagaaatgctctaCCTTGTGTTTACACATTTCTGTACTGGTCCTTGTATACAGCACCACATAGCATATGTGTGTCTCCCAGCATTTCACAGTAATGCAGCATCTTTTATTCAGGCATAGGACGTGCACATTGTACTCTCCCTGCTATTGGTCAGCAGAAATTAAAGAATTACACTCAAGTGGAGAGTGAAAGTTATGTctattaaacttaaattttcattcaaattttcaaaggATCGGTGGTTGTGTAATTTCTTAATTTCTATGAAACGCAAAAGATTTCTTCCTGCACATCAGAAGATGACACCCCATGTTGCAAGGCTAGTAAGTGAAGCATTCTGCTAGCTTCACTGGTTTCTATGgaaaagcatatattttattaattataaaacgTGACTGGGAGTATATGGCCTTTACTAATTGTCTTACTAATTATTCTGACTACTACATTATTGAACAGATGCCAGCCCATTCtttagtatgtgtatatatatatatatatatatatatatatatatatatatatatatatatatatatatatatatatacatacatacatacatacatacatacatacatacatacatacatacatacatacatacatacatatatagatatatcagtagggacaatgataagaaatgtatcaactaaatgaattaatttagaacagtaacagttttacacttcagtattagaaacgcagtcacatatagaaaatagatagtggttggaaaaaagtctttatttctggtgaactatctgaaagcaactgaactgaaaaaaagtgttggaaggtgaacaaccactttaaagggacaataagggatatttctctagaccggcccttcctgtcagtgcagacgcaatggggttaagtatccacctccggagaaTCATTCCTTTCGCTTTTAGGCCTTCGCAAACAAATGCAGACCCCAAGAAGGGCAGACCCTCTTGGGTCAAAACAAAATAGGAAGCCAGGTCCCCCCAAGACCACTTCCACCTGACAGTGCAGGTCGGGAGGGGTAGGTAGCCGACTTCACGACTTCCTTCCAGTTTGGCAGACACCCATACAGGACAATTGGGTTCTCTCTATCATCAGCGATGGTTACAGAATCCCTTTCGAcactctacccccccccccagcacattcAAACGTTCTTCCATGCCAAAAAATCCCATCAAATTACAAGCTCTCGTCAACATAGTCAACGAACTACTACACAACAAGGTAATTACCACAGTGCCTGTACAAGAGCGCTACAAGGGCTTCTGCTCAAATTTGTTTTTAGTAACAAAAAATCAGGCCGATACTCAATTAGAAACCTCTAAATCTGTTTGTCGCCAAACAAAAATTTCGCATGGAATCAATTCGTTCAGTACTGATGTCTATGATAGACCAATGTTACATGACAAAGGTGGACCTACAAGATGCGTACTTGCATGTTCACATCAGGAAGATATCCCAAAAGTACTTGAGGTTCACGATTCTCGAGAGACACTATCCGTTCAGAGCTCTTCCCTTTGGCCCTCAGAGCCCCTAGGGTATTCACAAAGATTCTCAGTCCTCTGATTGCATACCTCAGACGCCAAGG
This region includes:
- the specc1l.L gene encoding cytospin-A isoform X3; the protein is MRKASRSVGAAPKVPANNKSQGTERSKSESCAPTTSKVSRPGSSLSKQINEYPVGKVLFPIAKSNDDLSTGMAGGLPANNIVKVKKNSTTSYSSSGTAMSGQEGRTRSSAGSSSNTKRSGSSSAKEVGSSRERLRERSRLTANKKPQASGVGTGEVSAPSKRSRGRTDSDIRMSKSKSDNQISDRAALEAKVKELMNLAKNKDSEILLLRTELRDTRSQLGQDVSDKSPDELPLVHLQEQNTTVREEMQQLKSENRMLKDRLNALGFSLGHQPDDPDKLYGFQSLGINSGSHSDCGGGTLTSSVEGSAPGSMEDLLSQDESTLTGERRSSSMDNLDSECSEVYQPLTSSDDALDAPSSSSESEGLPSTDRSRKGSSGNASEVSVACLTERIHQMEENQHSTSEELQATLQELADLQQITQELNSENERLGEEKVILMDSLCQQSDKLELFSRQLEYAQALLDEHHISYSLDDDLKSSRYLDLEQRYMELAENGRFEREQLLGVQQHLSNSLKMAEQDNKDAQDVIRALKERNHHMERIAEAEQLGKQALAVTLEEYKATLNSEQAECARLKAHLEQEKQRVAELYSIHSSGDASHIQNLLESVRSDKEKAESLASSLQEEVLHARSDVNRMQDAFGKLEDEYRAFREEAQKQVSELTLTLEKVRHELEEKETELSDMKETIFELEDEVEQHRAVKLHDNLIISDLENAVKKLQDQKHDMEREIKILNRKLREESAEWRQFQADLQTAVVIANDIKSEAQEEIGELKRQLQDTIDRNEKLAKEMENSTSRKQEEERGRVFNYMNAVERDLAALRQGMGLTRRSSASSEPTPTVKTLIKSFDNASSQVPIPTTAVAVAAATATAATPISRTPLSPSPMKTPPAAAVSPMQRHSISGPISAAKSLPGLSEKRPSYAEIPVQEHLLRSSSSSRSTASLPRVPAIDNAISISVSRRSSEELKRDITVSDGGSASSLMVMTSPSPQLSLSSSSPTASVTPTARSRIREERKDPLAALAREYGGSKRNALLKWCQKKTEGYLNIDITNFSSSWNDGLAFCALLHTYLPAHIPYQELTNQDKRRNFTLAFQAAESVGIKSTLDLNEMVRTERPDWQCLMMYVTAIYKYFET
- the specc1l.L gene encoding cytospin-A isoform X1, yielding MCETSRDKNSVLMFSDTSDPVHSRFSCKCITNRPPRMRKASRSVGAAPKVPANNKSQGTERSKSESCAPTTSKVSRPGSSLSKQINEYPVGKVLFPIAKSNDDLSTGMAGGLPANNIVKVKKNSTTSYSSSGTAMSGQEGRTRSSAGSSSNTKRSGSSSAKEVGSSRERLRERSRLTANKKPQASGVGTGEVSAPSKRSRGRTDSDIRMSKSKSDNQISDRAALEAKVKELMNLAKNKDSEILLLRTELRDTRSQLGQDVSDKSPDELPLVHLQEQNTTVREEMQQLKSENRMLKDRLNALGFSLGHQPDDPDKLYGFQSLGINSGSHSDCGGGTLTSSVEGSAPGSMEDLLSQDESTLTGERRSSSMDNLDSECSEVYQPLTSSDDALDAPSSSSESEGLPSTDRSRKGSSGNASEVSVACLTERIHQMEENQHSTSEELQATLQELADLQQITQELNSENERLGEEKVILMDSLCQQSDKLELFSRQLEYAQALLDEHHISYSLDDDLKSSRYLDLEQRYMELAENGRFEREQLLGVQQHLSNSLKMAEQDNKDAQDVIRALKERNHHMERIAEAEQLGKQALAVTLEEYKATLNSEQAECARLKAHLEQEKQRVAELYSIHSSGDASHIQNLLESVRSDKEKAESLASSLQEEVLHARSDVNRMQDAFGKLEDEYRAFREEAQKQVSELTLTLEKVRHELEEKETELSDMKETIFELEDEVEQHRAVKLHDNLIISDLENAVKKLQDQKHDMEREIKILNRKLREESAEWRQFQADLQTAVVIANDIKSEAQEEIGELKRQLQDTIDRNEKLAKEMENSTSRKQEEERGRVFNYMNAVERDLAALRQGMGLTRRSSASSEPTPTVKTLIKSFDNASSQVPIPTTAVAVAAATATAATPISRTPLSPSPMKTPPAAAVSPMQRHSISGPISAAKSLPGLSEKRPSYAEIPVQEHLLRSSSSSRSTASLPRVPAIDNAISISVSRRSSEELKRDITVSDGGSASSLMVMTSPSPQLSLSSSSPTASVTPTARSRIREERKDPLAALAREYGGSKRNALLKWCQKKTEGYLNIDITNFSSSWNDGLAFCALLHTYLPAHIPYQELTNQDKRRNFTLAFQAAESVGIKSTLDLNEMVRTERPDWQCLMMYVTAIYKYFET
- the specc1l.L gene encoding cytospin-A isoform X2, producing MCETSRDKNSVLMFSDTSDPVHSRFSCKCITNRPPRMRKASRSVGAAPKVPANNKSQGTERSKSESCAPTTSKVSRPGSSLSKAKSNDDLSTGMAGGLPANNIVKVKKNSTTSYSSSGTAMSGQEGRTRSSAGSSSNTKRSGSSSAKEVGSSRERLRERSRLTANKKPQASGVGTGEVSAPSKRSRGRTDSDIRMSKSKSDNQISDRAALEAKVKELMNLAKNKDSEILLLRTELRDTRSQLGQDVSDKSPDELPLVHLQEQNTTVREEMQQLKSENRMLKDRLNALGFSLGHQPDDPDKLYGFQSLGINSGSHSDCGGGTLTSSVEGSAPGSMEDLLSQDESTLTGERRSSSMDNLDSECSEVYQPLTSSDDALDAPSSSSESEGLPSTDRSRKGSSGNASEVSVACLTERIHQMEENQHSTSEELQATLQELADLQQITQELNSENERLGEEKVILMDSLCQQSDKLELFSRQLEYAQALLDEHHISYSLDDDLKSSRYLDLEQRYMELAENGRFEREQLLGVQQHLSNSLKMAEQDNKDAQDVIRALKERNHHMERIAEAEQLGKQALAVTLEEYKATLNSEQAECARLKAHLEQEKQRVAELYSIHSSGDASHIQNLLESVRSDKEKAESLASSLQEEVLHARSDVNRMQDAFGKLEDEYRAFREEAQKQVSELTLTLEKVRHELEEKETELSDMKETIFELEDEVEQHRAVKLHDNLIISDLENAVKKLQDQKHDMEREIKILNRKLREESAEWRQFQADLQTAVVIANDIKSEAQEEIGELKRQLQDTIDRNEKLAKEMENSTSRKQEEERGRVFNYMNAVERDLAALRQGMGLTRRSSASSEPTPTVKTLIKSFDNASSQVPIPTTAVAVAAATATAATPISRTPLSPSPMKTPPAAAVSPMQRHSISGPISAAKSLPGLSEKRPSYAEIPVQEHLLRSSSSSRSTASLPRVPAIDNAISISVSRRSSEELKRDITVSDGGSASSLMVMTSPSPQLSLSSSSPTASVTPTARSRIREERKDPLAALAREYGGSKRNALLKWCQKKTEGYLNIDITNFSSSWNDGLAFCALLHTYLPAHIPYQELTNQDKRRNFTLAFQAAESVGIKSTLDLNEMVRTERPDWQCLMMYVTAIYKYFET